One stretch of Hevea brasiliensis isolate MT/VB/25A 57/8 chromosome 12, ASM3005281v1, whole genome shotgun sequence DNA includes these proteins:
- the LOC110635555 gene encoding uncharacterized protein LOC110635555 has protein sequence MLIEGLDSVEEWILRNLECLEPIAGGVEWRVIFAITCWFIWYRRNKLLFEGRDEGVKCIVATVGNYSINVGEAMKKDWVAVSLQVQKEGISQLMIECDNLEVVPWVNGDKEPVKSLRTSVNSIEKLLLFGWEVQIKHIFRQGSKCADFLANYVSNVELGCHRSEEPLHEVLNWLMHEKVGVAYPRMM, from the exons ATGTTGATTGAAGGGCTTGATTCTGTTGAAGAATGGATTTTGAGGAATCTTGAATGTTTGGAGCCTATTGCTGGTGGTGTGGAGTGGCGTGTCATTTTTGCAATAACTTGTTGGTTCATTTGGTATCGTAGAAACAAACTTTTGTTTGAAGGAAGAGATGAGGGAGTTAAGTGTATTGTAGCTACTGTGGGGAATTATAGTATCAATGTTGGTGAGGCTATGAAAAAGGATTGGGTTGCTGTTTCATTGCAAGTGCAGAAGGAA GGTATTTCGCAATTGATGATAGAGTGTGATAATTTAGAAGTTGTTCCTTGGGTTAATGGTGATAAAGAGCCTGTGAAAAGTTTGAGGACTTCAGTTAACTCTATTGAGAAGCTGCTTTTGTTTGGCTGGGAAGTGCAAATCAAGCATATTTTTAGACAAGGGAGTAAGTGTGctgatttcttagccaattatgtGAGTAACGTTGAGCTGGGATGTCATAGATCGGAGGAGCCTCTCCATGAGGTTTTGAATTGGTTGATGCATGAAAAAGTGGGAGTGGCTTATCCCAGGATGATGTAG